CGTCGCCGGTCTTGAAGGACGTGTTGAAGGCGCCCTTCTCCATGAAGTCCTTCCAGTCCGGGGTCTCGCGGACCTTCTGGAACAGGTCGACGTAGAACTGGGTCTGGTCGGCGGTCACTCCGGGCGACATGAAGATGCCGCGGAGCATGGTGTACTCGACGTCGAGCCCGCTTTCCTTGCAGGTGGGCACGTCGTTCCAGGACTTGCCGTCGGCGACCGGCTCCTTGAGCTGGACCCGCTGGCCGTCGAACACGCAGAGCGGCCGCAGCGCCCCGGCCCGCCACTGGGCGACCGCCTCGATCGGGTTGTTGACGCTCGCGGTGATGTGGTTGCCGACCAGCTGGGCCGCGACGTCGCCGCCGCCCTTGTAGGGGATGTAGGTGAAGGTGGCGCCGGTCGCCTGCTCGATGGCGGCGGTGATGATCTGGTCCTCCTGCTTGGACCCGGTGCCGCCCATCTTGAAGCTGTTGGCGCCGCCGCCCTTGGCCGCGTCGATCAGCTCCTTGGGCGACTGGTACGGGCTCTCCGCATTGACCCAGAGGATGAAGTTGTCGAGCGCCAGCATGGCGACCGGGGTCATGTCCTTCCAGGAGAAGGGAACGCCGGTCGCCAGCGGGGTCGTGAACAGGTTGGACAGGGTGATGATGATCTTGTGCGGGTTCCGCTTCGATCCGGAAACGTCCAGGAAGCCTTCCGCGCCGGCGCCGCCCGACTTGTTGATCACGACGATCGGCTGCTTCATCAGGTTGTTCTTCTGGATGATGCCCTGGATCATCCGGGCCATCTGGTCGGCGCCGCCTCCGGTGCCGGCGGGGACGATGAACTCGACCGACTTGGTCGGCTCCCACGCGAGGGCCGCGCCGGAGGTCAGGGTGGCCGCTGCGGCGGCTGATATGGACAGGCAGGCGATCGCGGCGGCCTTGGCCGGGCGGGAAATGCTTTCCAGCGCAGTCACGTCAGACTCCTCCCTATGACGCCGGTACCGTCGTCCACTCAGCAGCGGGAGCGGGCCGGCAACATTATTGTCGTCAGGTACGCGACCGGTCGGATCGTCTTAGCGCTGGTATATGGTATGTGGCATGGACCATACAAATCAACAGGAATTTTGCGCGAAAGGCGGGCTTCGCGCAATATCGCATCGCAGCAAGTCTTTGGGGGAGGGGGGCGAGTACCGCGGCGGCTCTACGTTTCCGGGCGCCGCCGCGCCTCCGGGGAAGTAATCCCAGGGCGAAGGCGCTGCCGGCGTCTGCGGAAGTCTTCCCGACGGCGGTCAGGCGGCTTTCCGGAAGTTGCTGTTGCTTGCCGAGGATACCGCGCCGCCGCGCCGCTGGGGCCGGGCCATGGCGGCGACGTCGGTGACGATTTCGGACAGCATCCGGGGGTCCTTGAGGACGATTTCGGCGATCACGGCGGCGAGGCCGGCGACGGCCAGGGCAAGGACGGCGATTTCCAGGGAGATGGAACTGAACATGGACGGTTTCCTTCCGAAAAGGTTGCCAGCGGGATACCAGGGAAGTCGATTGTGCGCTGCAGCAAATATGGCAGATCCCCTGTCCCTCTGGCAAGCGTCCCAAATAACGTATCTGGTATACGAGATACGCAAGCATCGCGTATCTTTCGGAGAGGAGACGCCCGGTGACACGCGGCTGTCATACGGGCGTGCTACGGAACACCGGCCTTTCCGCGGGCCGGACCGTGCGAAGCGCAGCGGTCCAGGTAATCAACATCCCGGTACGGTCCCATGAGCCCTGTCCCCGACCCCCATGACCTTCTCCGATCGCTGACCGACCTGCGGCGCGCCGTCGCCGCGGAGGGGCGGAGCCTCTGGCGCGGCTGGAACATCCGGGGCCGGCGGCGTTTCCGGATCAGCGCGCTGAACTTCGCGCATTACCTGGCGCTGCGCCGGCGGGACCTGAGCCGGATGCAGACCGAGCTGATGCCCTATGGGCTGTCCTCGCTGGGGCGGCTGGAAGGCCGCGTGCTCGGCAATCTCGACGCGGTCATCGGCGCGCTGACCGCCATCGCGGGAAGCACGCCCCGGAACTACCCCCGGCCGCGCGCCTTCTTCCGGGGCGAGCGGCTGCTCCGCGCCAACACGGAGGAGCTGTTCGGCGCGGTCCCGGACGGGGCCCGCGACGCGCGCATCATGGTGACCCTGCCGAGCGAGGCCGCCGCCGATGCCGGCCTGCCGGCGGCGCTGCTCCGCAACGGCACCGACGTGGTCCGGATCAACTGCGCCCATGACGGGCCGGAGGCCTGGGGCCGCATGATCGCCAACCTGAGGACCGCCGAAGCCGAAACCGGCCGGAAAGCCCGGATCCTGGCCGATCTGGGCGGCCCGAAGGTGCGCACGGGCGAGGTGCGGGCTCCCGAGGGCCGGGGGCGCGTCTTTCCCGGCGACGAGATCCTCCTGACCGGCGGCTCCTTCGCTTCCCCCGACGGGTACCCGTACCAGGCGGCCTGCGAGCCCGCCGCCATCCCGGGGCGGCTGCGCGTCGGTGACCCGGTCTTCATCGACGACGGCAAGCTGAGCGGGACCGTCGAGCGCCGCGACGAGGCGGGCGTCGTGGTGCGGGTGCTCCGCGCCGGCCCCAAGGGGTACCGGCTGAAGCCCGAGAAAGGGCTGAACTTCCCCTCGACCGACCTGGGGCTGCTGGCGCTCACCGAGGAGGACAGGCGCAGCCTCGACTTCATCGTCGGGCAGGTGGACATGGTGGGCTATTCCTTCGTCCAGAGCGGCGCCGACGTCCGCCTGCTCCAGGAGGAGTTCGCCCGCCGCCGCCCGGAGGACTGGACCCGCATCGGCCTGATCGCGAAGATCGAGACGCCGGTGGCCGTGCGGAACCTGCCGGAGATCATCGTCCAGGCCGCGTCGCGCCAGCCGTTCGGCGTGATGATCGCGCGCGGCGACCTGGCGGTGGAGATCGGCTTCGAGCGGCTGGCCGAGATGCAGGAGGAGATCCTGTGGCTGTGCGAGGCGGCGCACGTGCCGGTGATCTGGGCGACCCAGGTGCTGGAAAGCCTGGTCCGCAAGGGGCTTCCCACCCGCGGCGACATGACCGACGCCGCCATGTCCGCCCGCGCCGAATGCGTCATGCTGAACAAGGGTCCCTATGTCGCCGAAGCGGTGGCGGCGCTCGACCGGCTGCTCACCCGCATGGCCGGCAACCAGACGAAGAAGACCCCGAAGCTGCGGGCGCTGCGGAGCTGGTGAAGGCGCCGTCTCCGGAGCGTGACGGCGCCACCCTGGAATGGTGGATCTCCTGAATACACCCGTATAAAGGGTGAATTCTGTTGACATCGACCTCTATCCGAAAGGATAAGTTCTCCCTCTGATGCGTATCGGACCGGGAGAAGACGCATGAACGACGCCCCGTTGCACCCGCCGGCGGAACCGTCCCGCCGCGACGTCCTTGCCGGAATGGCCGGGGTCGCGGCCCTGGTCCTGGCCCCCGCCGGCGTGGCGGCCTCTTCCGGCGGCGTTTCGCCGCTGCTTCAGGCTTCGTCCAGGCTTACGGGCATCGCGCTCGACGCCTCCTACCTCGAACTGGCCGACACCGTCTGGTCCCTGCTGACGCCGACCTATGGTGCGCCGGTGCTGCGGAAGCTGGTGCAGGCGGTCAACGCCGCGCCGCCGGACCGGCCGCTGAAGGACGTGCTGGCCGAGCAGGGCCTGCTGCCGGCGGCGCAGGCCTTGGCGACCACCTGGTACACGGGGGCCGCCGACGGCGGCAGGACGGTGCATTTCTACGACGACGCGCTGATGTGGCGCGCCTGCGCCTTCACCAAGCCGCCGGCCAACTGCGGCGGCCAGTTCGGCTATTGGGAGCATGCCTGGAAGCCGGGCGCCTCCGGGCCGGCCCCGGCGAGCAAGACCTGACGGACGAGGGGCGGGAGGAACCGACATGACCAATCCGATTCCCCGTTTCAGCGGCGCCCCGGTGGTGGAGGGCGTCTCCGCCGACGTGGTGATCGTCGGCTCCGGCGTGGTCGGCGGCCTCGCCGCCCATGCGCTGGCGACCCTGGGCCACTCCGTGATCCTGCTGGACGCCGGGCCGCGCATCGACCGCGTCGAGGCCGTGGAGCGTTTCCGCGCCTCACCGACCAAGGGCTCCAACGCCCCCTACGAGAACCCCTGGTACGCGCCGCAGCCGGACGACGCCGACTTCAACAGCTACTACGTCCAGACGGCCGGGCAGAAGACCTTCCAGGGCCTCTATGTCCGCGGGGTGGGCGGGACGTCCTGGCACTGGACCGGCCATGCCGAGCGGCACTATCCCAACGACTTCCGGATGAAGTCGGCCTACGGGGTCGGCGTGGACTGGCCGATCTCCTACGACGACATGCTGCCCTATTACCTGCGCGTCGAGCGGGAATGGGGCGTCGCCGGCGACGACAACGACTATATCGGCCCCGACCGCCACGGCGAGAAGTTCCCGCTGCCCAAGGTGCCGATGTCCTATTCCGACCACGAGATCGGCAGGGTGTCGAAGCAGGTCGCGTTCGGCTACGACTGCGCCGGCACCCGGTTCGGCCCGGTCCCGCTGGAATACGGCCCCTATCCCCACGCCCGCAACTCCATTCCCCATGACGGACGGCCGCAATGCTGCGGCAACGCGTCCTGCCGCTTCATCTGCCCGATCGCCGCCAAGTACGATGCGAGCGTCCATGTCACGAAGGCCGAACTGCTCGGCGTCCGGGTCCTGGACAAGCGGGTGGTCCACCATGTCGAGACGGGCCCCTCCGGCATGATCGCCGGGGTGCGCTACCGCCATCCCGACGGCTGGGAGGGCCGCGCCGTCGGCAGGCGCTATATCCTGGCCGCCCACGCCATCGAGACGCCCAAGCTCCTGCTGATGTCGACCGGCGAGTACGCGCCGCGGGGCGTCGCCAACTCGTCCGGCATGGTCGGGCGCAACCTGATCGCCCTGGCCGACGTCAACACCATGGGCCTGGCGGTGGACGAGACCTTCCCCTATCGCGGGCCGGTCAGCGCCACCGGCGGCCTCAAGGCGCTTCGCGACGGAGATTTCCGGAAGGTCCACGGCGCCATCGCGACCAACTTCGTCAACGGCGGCTGGAACGCCTCGCTGGGACCGGCGCAGCGGGCGCAGAAGCTCATCGGGGAGGGCGTGTTCGGGGCCGACCTGGCGAAGCGGATGCTGGAGCAGACGGCGCGCGAGGTGACCCTGGGCAGCATGGTCGACGTGCTGCCGGACCCGTCCAACCGCATCGTTCCCGACTTCGAGAAGCTGGATGCGCTGGGCATCCCGCGCCCCAAGGTGACCTTCGCCTGGGACGAATACACCGACCGCGGCATCCAGGTCGCCCGCGACATGCACAGGGCCATCTTCACGGCGATGAAGGTGCCGAAGGACACCTGGCAGGAGCCGGAGCCCGACGTGGAGATGGCGGTGATCGCCGGGACGACCCGGATGGGCACCGATCCGCGGGACTCGGTGGTGGATACCTCCTGCAAGGCGCACGACCACCCGAACCTCTACATCATCGGGACCGGCGTCTATCCGACGACGGGCATCGTGTCGCCCTCCATGACCGCGGCCGGCCTCGCCCTGCGGGCGGCAGACGAGATCCACGCCAATTTCGGCCACGGCTGAGCCAGGGGATACGGCCATGAACGATCGTTCCAAGACGCCGGCGATCAGCCGGCGCACCGTGGTGACCGGCGCCGGCGCGCTGGCGCTGACCGCCTGCCTGCCGGACGTCGGCCGCGCCCAGGGCCCCACCCAGGCCCCCGCCTGCACGGCTGCGGGAGGTGCCGCGTGCGGCAAGCCGGAGAACGCGCTGATCGCCCCGCCGGAGCGCAGTTCCGACCCCGACCGACGGAGGCTGGAGGTCGCGATCGACGCCGTCTACGGCTACTACGACCTGGACGGCAGGCCGGTGGCGCTCCGGGGGTATGACGGCGGCCCGCGGCCCGTCACGCTGCGGGTAAGGGCGGGGGACACGCTGGCGCTGGACCTCGCCAACCGGCTGCCCATGGGGCCGACCCCGGCGGCCGCGACCGCCGGGGGCCACGGGCATGGGAACGGGCACGGGCACCACGGCGCGCCGGCGGACATACCGGGCATGTCGGGACTCAACGTGCCGCACGGCTTCAACCTGACCAACATGCATGTCCACGGCCTGCACGTCTCGCCCAAGCGGCCGTCCGACTACGTCCTGCTGACCGTCGAGCCGGGCCGGACCGAGCATTACAGCTACGCCATCCCGCCGAACCATCCCTGCGGGCTGAACTTCTACCACGCGCACCACCACGGCTCGGTGGCGCTGCAGGTGGCGAGCGGCATGGCCGGCGCGCTGATCGTCGAGGGCAAGGTCGACGCCATCAAGGAGATCGCCGCCTGCAAGGACGTGGTCATGCTGCTCCAGAGCCTGCCGGTCGACGAGCGCGGCCAGTTGGAGGACTACAGGACGCTGGACGTCGGCACCCAGGTCTACATAAACGGCCAGCGGAACCCGTCCATCTGCATGAAGCGCGGCGAGGTGCAGCGCTGGCGCCTGGTCAACGCCACCCACGACCGCTTCCTGACGCTGAAACTCCGGGAGCACGGCTTCACGGCGCTCGGCTACGACGGCAACCCGCTGGAAAGGACGGAGCCGGCCGACACCATCTTCCTCGCCCCGGGCAACCGCGCCGAGGTGCTGGTCAAGGCGACGGACAAGCCCGGGCTCTACCCGCTGGACGGCGGCAGCAATTTCGGCGTCGCCTACGGCACGATCGGCACCGTGTCGGTCACCGAGGAGCAGTGCGCCATGAAGCTCTACGAGGGACCGCTCGTCAGCTATGCCGACGATTTCGACGGCCACCTCAAGCCCATCGCGGACGACGAGATCGTGACTGGCCGGCGCGTCGGCTTCGGCCAGATCGGCACGCTGCCCAGCTGGACCTGGACCATCGACGGCAAGCCCTTCGCCGCGGACGAGAAGGGCTTCACCGCGAAGCTCGACACCGCCGAGGAGTGGGTGCTGACCAACCAGACCAACGATCCGCACCCGTTCCACATCCACATCAATCCATTCCAGGTGCTGGAAGCCAGCGGGCTCCCCGTCCCCGTGCCTGCCGGCCGCTGGCTGGACACGATCACCATCCCGCCCCACGGCCATGTCCGCCTGCGCACCCGCTACCGCGACTTCGACGGCCCCTTCGTCTTCCACTGCCACACCCTGGCCCACGAGGACCAGGGCATGATGAGGCTGATCACCGTCGAGGCGTGAGGCGGCCGGTCACCTGCCTGCGACGAGCATGTCGTCGATCGCGCGGACGATCATGTCACGGCTTCCGGCGAGGCATGCGACCTTGGATCCGAGCGCTTTGGCGGGAAGGGTGAAAAGCTGAAGCGGATCCATGACGACCTCCTGACCTTCGACCACGAAGACCGGATTCAGCGTCCGCTCGATCGCGCGGAGCCGGGCACGGGACACCAGGGGCGCTACGACACGGAAGTTGGTGCCTTCATAGCGATCGCTTTGGACTACCAGGAGGAACGGTATCGCGTTCCGGCCGGGACCGAGATTCTTGTGGACGTCGAATTGCGCCATCAGGTCTCGTCATTCTCCGGCAGGAAGCTGGCGATGTAATCTTCGGCGGGGCTGCCGTGCTTCTCATAGAAGTCGTTCCAGGAAGTGCAGACTTCCTTCAGGTGGCGATCATTCTCCATCTTTCGCCGGCGCTCTTCCGAAACAGCCTCAGCAAGCAGCTTCTCGACATAGTCGGAAAGGTTGTCCGTGTACTCGCGAGCGACACGAACCAGATCCTCGTTCAGCGTCATGTTGATCCGCGCCTTCGGGGCGGCGGTATTGTAAAATTCACCCGTTCCGACGCGCATGGGTTCCCCGCGAGAAAAGATCCTATAGTGCGTATCGTAATGCGCATTAGCGGTGACGGCAAGACCGAGTTATGCCCCTTCGGCCAATATGACATTCCGCCGCTCCGCAGCATTTTCCCGCATCGTGAAAAACCACTCCAAAGTCGTTGAAGCCCTCCCGGATTGATGCTTAGCATCTGGCATACAGGATACAAAAACCGGTCACACGGTCTCGCTCACAAGAGCCTGATCAGAGGGAGGGTCAGAAATGCCCAGGATGACGGCTATCGAAGCTGCGGTTCATGTGCTGGAGAAGGAGGGCGTCACGATCTGTTTCGGCGTTCCCGGCGCGGCCATCAACCCGTTCTACTCCGCCCTTCGGCACAATGGCAGGATCGACCATATCCTTGCGCGCCATGTCGAGGGCGCCTCGCACATGGCCGAGGGCTACACCCGCGCCGAAGCCGGAAACATCGGGATCTGCGTCGGGACCTCGGGTCCGGCAGGCACCGACATGATCACCGGCCTTTACTCCGCCCAGGCCGACAGCATCCCGATCCTGTGCATCACCGGGCAGGCGCCGCGCGCCCGGCTGCACAAGGAGGATTTCCAGGCGATCGACATCGCGAGCATCGCCAAGCCCGTGACCAAATGGGCGACGACCGTGCTGGAGCCGGCCCAGGTGCCCTACGTCTTCCAGCAGGCGTTCCACACCATGCGCTCCGGCCGGCCCGGCCCGGTGCTGATCGACCTGCCGCTCGACGTGCAGCTGGCGGAGATCGAGTTCGACATCGACACCTACGAGCCGCTGAAGCCCTACAAGCCGGCCGCGACCCGCCAGCAGATCGAG
This is a stretch of genomic DNA from Skermanella sp. TT6. It encodes these proteins:
- a CDS encoding type II toxin-antitoxin system CcdA family antitoxin codes for the protein MRVGTGEFYNTAAPKARINMTLNEDLVRVAREYTDNLSDYVEKLLAEAVSEERRRKMENDRHLKEVCTSWNDFYEKHGSPAEDYIASFLPENDET
- a CDS encoding GMC oxidoreductase, with the protein product MTNPIPRFSGAPVVEGVSADVVIVGSGVVGGLAAHALATLGHSVILLDAGPRIDRVEAVERFRASPTKGSNAPYENPWYAPQPDDADFNSYYVQTAGQKTFQGLYVRGVGGTSWHWTGHAERHYPNDFRMKSAYGVGVDWPISYDDMLPYYLRVEREWGVAGDDNDYIGPDRHGEKFPLPKVPMSYSDHEIGRVSKQVAFGYDCAGTRFGPVPLEYGPYPHARNSIPHDGRPQCCGNASCRFICPIAAKYDASVHVTKAELLGVRVLDKRVVHHVETGPSGMIAGVRYRHPDGWEGRAVGRRYILAAHAIETPKLLLMSTGEYAPRGVANSSGMVGRNLIALADVNTMGLAVDETFPYRGPVSATGGLKALRDGDFRKVHGAIATNFVNGGWNASLGPAQRAQKLIGEGVFGADLAKRMLEQTAREVTLGSMVDVLPDPSNRIVPDFEKLDALGIPRPKVTFAWDEYTDRGIQVARDMHRAIFTAMKVPKDTWQEPEPDVEMAVIAGTTRMGTDPRDSVVDTSCKAHDHPNLYIIGTGVYPTTGIVSPSMTAAGLALRAADEIHANFGHG
- a CDS encoding Bug family tripartite tricarboxylate transporter substrate binding protein → MESISRPAKAAAIACLSISAAAAATLTSGAALAWEPTKSVEFIVPAGTGGGADQMARMIQGIIQKNNLMKQPIVVINKSGGAGAEGFLDVSGSKRNPHKIIITLSNLFTTPLATGVPFSWKDMTPVAMLALDNFILWVNAESPYQSPKELIDAAKGGGANSFKMGGTGSKQEDQIITAAIEQATGATFTYIPYKGGGDVAAQLVGNHITASVNNPIEAVAQWRAGALRPLCVFDGQRVQLKEPVADGKSWNDVPTCKESGLDVEYTMLRGIFMSPGVTADQTQFYVDLFQKVRETPDWKDFMEKGAFNTSFKTGDEYQSWLTQAEATHRTLMEKAGFLAK
- a CDS encoding pyruvate kinase encodes the protein MSPVPDPHDLLRSLTDLRRAVAAEGRSLWRGWNIRGRRRFRISALNFAHYLALRRRDLSRMQTELMPYGLSSLGRLEGRVLGNLDAVIGALTAIAGSTPRNYPRPRAFFRGERLLRANTEELFGAVPDGARDARIMVTLPSEAAADAGLPAALLRNGTDVVRINCAHDGPEAWGRMIANLRTAEAETGRKARILADLGGPKVRTGEVRAPEGRGRVFPGDEILLTGGSFASPDGYPYQAACEPAAIPGRLRVGDPVFIDDGKLSGTVERRDEAGVVVRVLRAGPKGYRLKPEKGLNFPSTDLGLLALTEEDRRSLDFIVGQVDMVGYSFVQSGADVRLLQEEFARRRPEDWTRIGLIAKIETPVAVRNLPEIIVQAASRQPFGVMIARGDLAVEIGFERLAEMQEEILWLCEAAHVPVIWATQVLESLVRKGLPTRGDMTDAAMSARAECVMLNKGPYVAEAVAALDRLLTRMAGNQTKKTPKLRALRSW
- a CDS encoding CcdB family protein, which gives rise to MAQFDVHKNLGPGRNAIPFLLVVQSDRYEGTNFRVVAPLVSRARLRAIERTLNPVFVVEGQEVVMDPLQLFTLPAKALGSKVACLAGSRDMIVRAIDDMLVAGR
- a CDS encoding sugar dehydrogenase complex small subunit; protein product: MNDAPLHPPAEPSRRDVLAGMAGVAALVLAPAGVAASSGGVSPLLQASSRLTGIALDASYLELADTVWSLLTPTYGAPVLRKLVQAVNAAPPDRPLKDVLAEQGLLPAAQALATTWYTGAADGGRTVHFYDDALMWRACAFTKPPANCGGQFGYWEHAWKPGASGPAPASKT
- a CDS encoding multicopper oxidase family protein → MNDRSKTPAISRRTVVTGAGALALTACLPDVGRAQGPTQAPACTAAGGAACGKPENALIAPPERSSDPDRRRLEVAIDAVYGYYDLDGRPVALRGYDGGPRPVTLRVRAGDTLALDLANRLPMGPTPAAATAGGHGHGNGHGHHGAPADIPGMSGLNVPHGFNLTNMHVHGLHVSPKRPSDYVLLTVEPGRTEHYSYAIPPNHPCGLNFYHAHHHGSVALQVASGMAGALIVEGKVDAIKEIAACKDVVMLLQSLPVDERGQLEDYRTLDVGTQVYINGQRNPSICMKRGEVQRWRLVNATHDRFLTLKLREHGFTALGYDGNPLERTEPADTIFLAPGNRAEVLVKATDKPGLYPLDGGSNFGVAYGTIGTVSVTEEQCAMKLYEGPLVSYADDFDGHLKPIADDEIVTGRRVGFGQIGTLPSWTWTIDGKPFAADEKGFTAKLDTAEEWVLTNQTNDPHPFHIHINPFQVLEASGLPVPVPAGRWLDTITIPPHGHVRLRTRYRDFDGPFVFHCHTLAHEDQGMMRLITVEA